A section of the Spirosoma pollinicola genome encodes:
- a CDS encoding response regulator — protein MQRCLIIDDDSPHILINECEIEARRLGLSIEFVYFNPRKRVFLKQSDTDTRTVSINFDLVKDNLKETILDQRIDLIICDYSFGDKDLDGFKLLIWLRGQKKKSKLVLYSGHGEFESEFVKDNFSRTPAEIKKLIITNIEEIIPRDDRKGVIFRILKDEKFNLDSTLIHELFKYSDLTFHSTYPDFEGMSLGDIAKEIEAETAKGFYFKENLIQLAVSHMIDLNK, from the coding sequence ATGCAAAGGTGTCTAATTATTGATGATGATAGTCCTCATATTTTAATAAATGAATGTGAGATAGAAGCTAGGCGACTAGGACTTAGTATAGAGTTTGTCTATTTTAATCCTCGAAAGAGAGTTTTTCTTAAACAAAGTGATACTGATACTAGGACTGTATCAATAAACTTTGACTTGGTTAAAGATAATTTAAAGGAAACAATATTAGATCAAAGGATTGATTTAATAATTTGTGATTATAGTTTTGGTGATAAGGATTTGGATGGCTTTAAATTGCTTATTTGGCTAAGGGGCCAGAAAAAGAAATCAAAATTAGTCCTGTATTCTGGTCATGGTGAATTTGAATCTGAATTTGTAAAAGATAATTTTAGTCGTACCCCGGCAGAAATTAAAAAACTTATTATTACTAATATTGAGGAAATAATACCTAGAGATGATAGGAAAGGTGTGATATTTAGAATATTGAAAGATGAAAAATTTAATTTAGATTCAACTTTGATACATGAACTGTTTAAATACTCTGACTTAACCTTTCACAGTACCTATCCGGATTTTGAAGGTATGTCACTTGGAGATATTGCAAAAGAAATTGAAGCAGAGACAGCTAAAGGTTTTTATTTTAAAGAAAATCTTATTCAGCTAGCTGTATCTCACATGATAGATTTAAACAAGTAA